A window of the Verminephrobacter eiseniae EF01-2 genome harbors these coding sequences:
- the folC gene encoding bifunctional tetrahydrofolate synthase/dihydrofolate synthase encodes MHTNIHSLAGWLGHCERLHPRAIDMGLERVREVARRMALRFDCPVITVAGTNGKGSTCAMLEAVALQAGYRTGMYTSPHLVHFEERCRIDGSIVAAADLLAHFQAVENARTLNGAALSLSYFEFTTLAILHLMSQARLDVAIVEVGLGGRLDATNIIDADCAIITSIDIDHQEYLGPDRESIGREKAGIMRSGRPVIVSDPMAPRSVTDHALEIGADLWSPGRDFTFSGDQQQWSWAGRGRRHAGLAYPSLRGANQLINASGVLAALAALRERLPVTAQAVRNGLATVALPGRFQIVPGQPTLVLDVAHNPHSVAALSANLDAMGFFPTTHAVFGAMADKDLATMLARAGPLVERWYFTDLPTARAETAAALQKKWQAVQSLAGQRRAVTSSVHADPVQALRAAMAAADPADRIVVFGSFYTVGGVLLDGPARLHANHPGA; translated from the coding sequence ATGCACACCAACATTCATTCCCTGGCGGGCTGGCTTGGGCATTGCGAGCGGCTGCACCCGCGCGCTATCGACATGGGCCTGGAGCGCGTGCGCGAAGTGGCGCGCCGCATGGCGCTGCGCTTTGACTGCCCGGTGATCACGGTGGCCGGCACCAACGGCAAAGGCTCGACCTGCGCGATGCTGGAGGCCGTGGCGCTGCAGGCCGGTTACCGCACCGGCATGTACACATCGCCCCATTTGGTGCATTTCGAGGAGCGTTGCCGCATCGATGGCAGCATCGTCGCTGCCGCCGATCTGCTGGCGCATTTCCAGGCCGTGGAGAACGCCAGAACGCTCAACGGCGCTGCGCTGTCGCTCAGCTATTTCGAGTTCACCACGCTGGCCATCCTGCACCTGATGAGTCAGGCGCGGCTCGATGTGGCGATTGTCGAGGTCGGCCTCGGGGGACGGCTGGACGCGACCAACATCATCGATGCCGATTGCGCGATCATCACCAGCATCGACATCGACCACCAGGAATACCTCGGCCCTGATCGCGAGAGCATCGGCCGCGAGAAGGCCGGCATCATGCGCTCCGGCCGCCCGGTGATCGTCAGTGACCCGATGGCACCCCGCAGCGTGACCGACCATGCGCTGGAGATCGGGGCCGACCTCTGGAGTCCGGGGCGCGATTTCACTTTTTCGGGCGACCAGCAGCAATGGAGCTGGGCCGGGCGCGGTCGGCGCCATGCGGGGCTGGCTTACCCGTCGCTGCGCGGTGCCAACCAGTTGATCAATGCCTCGGGCGTGCTGGCGGCGCTGGCGGCCTTGCGCGAGCGCCTTCCGGTGACGGCGCAGGCGGTGCGCAATGGCCTGGCCACGGTGGCGTTGCCCGGCCGGTTCCAGATCGTGCCCGGGCAGCCGACGCTGGTGCTCGACGTGGCGCACAACCCCCATTCGGTGGCGGCGCTCAGTGCCAACCTCGACGCGATGGGCTTCTTTCCCACGACACATGCGGTTTTCGGTGCGATGGCCGACAAGGACCTGGCCACCATGCTGGCCCGGGCGGGCCCTTTGGTGGAGCGCTGGTATTTCACCGATTTGCCCACTGCGCGCGCTGAAACGGCGGCCGCCTTGCAGAAAAAATGGCAGGCCGTGCAGTCGCTGGCAGGCCAGCGGCGTGCCGTCACGTCGAGCGTGCACGCCGACCCGGTGCAGGCCCTGCGGGCGGCGATGGCGGCCGCAGACCCCGCTGATAGAATCGTGGTCTTTGGCTCGTTTTACACGGTCGGGGGGGTGTTGCTCGATGGCCCTGCCCGTCTGCACGCCAACCATCCGGGCGCATGA
- a CDS encoding SPOR domain-containing protein has product MAFFKFRWPGQSAPQPAEKPAKGAGAPTESIEVMRRRARHRLIGAAVLVLAGVIGFPLLFDTQPRPIAVDIPIEIPDRNKVAPLVVPAPAAQTPSTQVPVAQTLPVQTPAVPPTPPDATANGPADGQERLPGARSAAASKPAHTAATAPAAAPRPTPKPARADDAARALALLEGRSPGPEAAAQERFIVQVGAFADADKARDVRARMERAGLKTYTQVVDTKDGKRTRVRVGPYASRAEADKAAARIKALDLSASILAL; this is encoded by the coding sequence ATGGCATTTTTCAAGTTTCGATGGCCCGGTCAGAGTGCGCCGCAACCGGCCGAAAAGCCGGCCAAGGGCGCGGGCGCCCCGACCGAGAGCATCGAGGTGATGCGCCGCCGTGCGCGGCATCGGCTGATCGGCGCCGCCGTTTTGGTGCTGGCCGGCGTCATCGGCTTTCCGCTGCTGTTCGATACCCAGCCACGGCCGATTGCGGTGGATATTCCGATCGAGATTCCGGATCGCAACAAGGTCGCCCCGCTGGTGGTGCCGGCACCGGCTGCGCAGACCCCTTCCACGCAGGTACCGGTTGCGCAGACTCTCCCCGTGCAGACCCCTGCCGTACCCCCGACACCGCCCGATGCCACGGCCAACGGCCCTGCCGATGGCCAAGAGCGGCTGCCAGGCGCCCGTTCGGCGGCGGCGTCAAAGCCTGCGCACACTGCGGCCACAGCGCCTGCTGCCGCTCCCAGGCCAACCCCGAAGCCGGCACGGGCTGACGATGCTGCCCGCGCACTGGCATTGCTCGAAGGCCGCAGCCCCGGGCCGGAGGCTGCGGCACAGGAGCGCTTCATCGTGCAGGTGGGCGCTTTTGCCGATGCCGACAAAGCCCGGGATGTACGCGCCAGGATGGAGCGCGCCGGTCTCAAGACCTACACCCAGGTGGTGGACACCAAAGACGGCAAGCGCACCCGCGTGCGTGTCGGACCTTATGCCAGCCGGGCTGAGGCGGACAAGGCTGCGGCGCGCATCAAGGCGCTGGATCTGTCGGCTTCCATCCTGGCGCTATGA
- a CDS encoding arsenate reductase encodes MTRPRITIYGIANCDTVKKSRHWFTQQGLEHQFHDFKKQGLPAGRLPAWMAAVGWDKLLNRQGTTWRKLDSATQATVQDPATASAVMQARPSVIKRPVVEWQPDGPTHVTHISVGYVPEQWQTWGHQPSRA; translated from the coding sequence ATGACGAGACCCCGAATCACCATCTACGGCATTGCGAATTGCGACACCGTCAAGAAATCCCGCCACTGGTTCACACAGCAGGGGCTGGAGCACCAGTTCCATGACTTCAAAAAGCAGGGCCTGCCCGCAGGGCGGCTCCCGGCCTGGATGGCCGCCGTCGGCTGGGATAAGTTGCTCAATCGCCAGGGAACTACTTGGCGCAAGCTCGACTCTGCCACCCAGGCGACAGTCCAGGACCCGGCGACGGCCAGCGCCGTGATGCAGGCCCGGCCCAGCGTCATCAAGCGCCCGGTGGTGGAGTGGCAGCCAGATGGCCCCACGCATGTCACGCATATATCCGTCGGGTATGTGCCCGAACAGTGGCAGACTTGGGGCCATCAGCCGTCCCGGGCTTGA
- a CDS encoding CvpA family protein, whose protein sequence is MAALDWIFLAALLLSMLIGAWRGLVFELLSVLGWILSFFVAQWLAADMAAWLPMGDSAAALRYAAGFVVVFVVSVFLCGFLARSGKKLVDAIGLRPVDRALGAAFGILRGVVLLLAVAVVVRLTPLHEALWWQKSQAAPVLAAMLKGLKPALPQDFGRYLPS, encoded by the coding sequence ATGGCTGCGCTGGATTGGATTTTTCTCGCGGCACTGCTGCTCTCGATGCTGATCGGCGCATGGCGCGGCCTGGTGTTCGAGCTGCTGTCGGTCCTGGGCTGGATCCTGTCGTTCTTTGTCGCACAGTGGTTGGCTGCCGACATGGCGGCATGGTTGCCGATGGGCGATTCCGCCGCTGCGCTGCGCTATGCGGCAGGCTTTGTCGTGGTGTTCGTGGTGTCGGTATTTTTGTGCGGGTTTCTGGCCCGGTCGGGCAAGAAACTGGTGGATGCGATCGGCCTGCGCCCTGTGGATCGCGCCCTGGGCGCGGCCTTTGGCATATTGCGCGGTGTGGTCTTGCTGCTGGCCGTGGCGGTGGTGGTGCGCCTGACTCCGCTGCACGAAGCGCTGTGGTGGCAAAAGTCGCAGGCAGCACCGGTGCTGGCTGCAATGCTCAAGGGTTTGAAACCGGCGTTGCCGCAAGACTTTGGCAGGTATCTGCCTTCCTGA
- the purF gene encoding amidophosphoribosyltransferase: MCGIVGVVSPAPVNQLIYDALLLLQHRGQDAAGIVTQQGRKFFMHKAKGMVRDVFRTRNMRALPGNAGLGQVRYPTAGNACSEEEAQPFYVNAPFGIVLVHNGNLTNARELRTELFLTDHRHINTESDSEVLLNVLAHELERATRGVPFQPEDAFTAVRAVHRRVKGSYAVIALIAGHGLLAFRDPHGIRPLAMGRSQDGTVMLGSESVALEGTAHGFERNIAPGEAIFVTLDGKLHARQCAENPQLNPCIFEFVYLARPDSVLDGISVYQARLNLGQALAKRVVSTVPPNEIDVIIPIPESSRPSAMQLAQLLGIPYREGFVKNRYVGRTFIMLGQGVRKKSVRQKLNVIASEFKGRNVLLVDDSIVRGTTSREIVQMARDAGARKVYLASAAPPVRYPNVYGIDMPTNSELVAHGRTVEEIRQAIGCDALIYQDVDGMKKAVGSLNSAIAGFDASCFDGVYVTGDITAEGIARLNEGRVDQPEGDEDNSRLTLPNSQEARDLIGND, translated from the coding sequence ATGTGTGGAATCGTCGGTGTCGTCAGTCCTGCGCCCGTCAACCAACTGATCTATGACGCATTGCTGCTGTTGCAGCACCGCGGCCAGGACGCAGCGGGCATCGTGACCCAGCAGGGCCGCAAGTTCTTCATGCACAAGGCCAAGGGCATGGTGCGTGACGTGTTCCGCACGCGCAACATGCGCGCCTTGCCGGGCAATGCCGGGCTGGGCCAGGTGCGCTACCCCACGGCCGGCAATGCCTGCAGCGAGGAAGAGGCGCAGCCGTTTTACGTCAACGCGCCATTCGGCATCGTGCTGGTGCACAACGGCAACCTGACCAACGCCCGCGAGCTACGCACCGAGTTGTTCCTGACCGACCACCGCCATATCAACACCGAAAGCGACTCCGAAGTCCTGCTGAACGTGCTTGCGCACGAACTCGAGCGCGCCACCCGTGGCGTGCCGTTCCAGCCCGAAGACGCCTTCACTGCCGTGCGTGCCGTGCACCGGCGCGTCAAGGGATCCTACGCCGTGATCGCGCTGATCGCCGGCCATGGACTGCTGGCCTTTCGCGACCCGCATGGCATCCGCCCGCTGGCCATGGGGCGCAGCCAGGACGGCACGGTGATGCTGGGCAGCGAGTCGGTGGCGCTGGAAGGCACGGCGCATGGGTTCGAGCGCAACATAGCGCCCGGCGAAGCCATCTTCGTCACGCTCGACGGCAAGCTGCATGCGCGCCAGTGCGCAGAGAACCCGCAACTGAACCCCTGCATCTTCGAGTTCGTGTACCTGGCGCGCCCTGACTCAGTGCTCGACGGCATCTCCGTCTATCAGGCGCGCCTGAACCTGGGCCAGGCGCTGGCCAAGCGCGTGGTGTCGACGGTGCCGCCCAATGAAATCGATGTGATCATCCCGATTCCCGAGTCCAGCCGCCCCAGCGCCATGCAATTGGCGCAACTGCTGGGCATCCCGTACCGCGAAGGCTTCGTCAAGAACCGCTATGTGGGCCGCACCTTCATCATGCTCGGGCAGGGCGTGCGCAAGAAGTCCGTGCGCCAAAAGCTCAACGTGATCGCCAGCGAGTTCAAGGGCCGCAACGTGCTGCTGGTCGACGACTCCATCGTGCGCGGCACCACCAGCCGCGAGATCGTGCAAATGGCACGCGACGCAGGCGCGCGCAAGGTCTACCTGGCCAGCGCCGCGCCGCCGGTGCGCTACCCCAATGTCTACGGTATCGACATGCCCACCAACAGCGAACTGGTGGCCCATGGCCGCACGGTCGAAGAAATTCGCCAGGCCATCGGCTGTGACGCGCTCATCTACCAGGATGTGGATGGCATGAAAAAGGCCGTGGGTTCGCTCAACAGCGCCATTGCCGGGTTCGACGCCTCCTGCTTTGACGGCGTGTATGTCACCGGCGACATCACGGCCGAGGGCATCGCCCGCCTGAATGAAGGACGTGTGGACCAGCCAGAGGGCGATGAGGACAACTCGCGCCTGACGCTGCCAAACTCGCAAGAAGCCAGAGACCTCATCGGAAATGACTGA
- a CDS encoding DSD1 family PLP-dependent enzyme produces the protein MNFVPARIGDAVTEIDTPALIVDLDAFERNMKKMAAFADLAGIRLRPHAKTHRCAAIALKQIQMGAVGQCCQKVGEAEALVQGGVRDIFVSNEVLDIRKLRRLAALAKSTTISLCFDALEQVDAASKAAQEFDVELGALVEIDLGMRRCGVVPGDAAAALAKYIEAAPGLKFLGLQAYQGKAQHVREYADREKAIEAAATAVRLSIDAIKREGLRCQVITGGGTGTYMFEGLSRLWTELQCGSYIFMDGEYSAIEGSDGEPYAEFEQSLFILTTVMSTAVSGRAIVDAGLKSYTLEKGLPAVHSHNDMRLVAASDEHGVIALDGGVVLPLGTTIKLAPSHCDPTVNLHDFYICVRNGRVEALWPISARGASS, from the coding sequence ATGAATTTTGTTCCAGCACGGATAGGTGACGCCGTAACGGAAATCGACACCCCCGCTCTGATCGTAGATCTGGATGCGTTCGAGCGAAATATGAAAAAAATGGCCGCATTCGCAGACCTGGCGGGAATTCGATTGCGACCGCACGCCAAAACACATCGATGTGCCGCTATCGCCCTAAAGCAGATACAGATGGGTGCGGTCGGTCAGTGTTGCCAGAAGGTCGGTGAAGCAGAGGCACTCGTGCAAGGCGGAGTACGGGATATTTTCGTCAGCAACGAGGTACTGGACATTCGCAAGCTTCGCCGGTTGGCTGCGCTGGCGAAAAGCACCACCATTTCCCTTTGTTTCGATGCGCTCGAACAAGTGGATGCCGCCTCGAAAGCTGCGCAGGAGTTTGACGTCGAGCTTGGAGCACTGGTGGAAATCGACCTGGGAATGCGGCGCTGCGGTGTCGTGCCGGGAGACGCTGCGGCGGCGTTGGCCAAATATATCGAAGCGGCCCCCGGCCTGAAATTTCTTGGCTTGCAGGCATACCAAGGCAAAGCGCAACATGTGAGGGAATACGCGGATCGCGAGAAAGCGATCGAAGCCGCCGCAACCGCAGTCCGCCTGAGTATCGACGCAATCAAGCGGGAAGGCTTGCGGTGCCAGGTCATTACCGGTGGTGGCACCGGCACCTACATGTTCGAGGGACTGTCGCGCCTATGGACTGAGTTGCAGTGTGGATCCTATATCTTCATGGATGGTGAGTACTCGGCTATAGAGGGCAGCGACGGGGAACCATACGCTGAGTTTGAGCAAAGTCTGTTCATACTGACGACGGTCATGAGCACCGCTGTCTCAGGGCGCGCGATTGTAGATGCGGGCCTCAAATCCTATACTCTGGAAAAAGGCCTCCCCGCAGTCCACTCACACAACGACATGCGTTTGGTTGCGGCGTCTGACGAGCATGGAGTCATTGCCCTCGATGGCGGGGTCGTCCTGCCATTGGGAACCACGATCAAGCTGGCTCCATCGCATTGCGATCCGACAGTCAATCTGCACGATTTCTATATATGCGTTCGTAACGGGCGGGTCGAAGCCTTATGGCCCATATCAGCACGTGGCGCAAGTAGTTGA
- a CDS encoding glycine zipper 2TM domain-containing protein: MKKTLIFSAVAIIAGTAGAQEQGRVLSATPIVQQVGTPRQVCGNETVYSGNRTSGAGAVMGAIAGGAAGNAVGKGTGRAAATAIGVLGGAILGNQIEGGQPQYQNVQRCTTETYYENRTVGYDVVYEYAGRQYSTRTQNDPGHWISLSVQPTGQTYSAPPPVIYSQPGVVTSTWSVAPVYPPPPIHLTPPVTVIEYGYDSGRPDYPHHRNPYWR, encoded by the coding sequence ATGAAAAAGACCCTTATCTTTTCCGCCGTCGCCATCATCGCCGGCACCGCCGGCGCACAGGAACAAGGCCGCGTGCTGTCGGCCACGCCGATCGTGCAACAGGTGGGCACCCCGCGGCAGGTGTGCGGCAACGAAACCGTGTACAGCGGCAACCGCACCAGTGGCGCCGGGGCCGTGATGGGCGCAATCGCCGGCGGTGCCGCCGGCAACGCCGTTGGCAAAGGCACCGGTCGTGCCGCCGCAACCGCCATCGGTGTGCTGGGCGGAGCAATACTCGGCAACCAGATCGAAGGCGGTCAACCCCAGTACCAGAACGTGCAGCGCTGCACGACCGAGACCTACTACGAGAACCGCACCGTCGGCTACGACGTGGTCTACGAATACGCCGGGCGCCAGTACAGCACGCGCACGCAAAACGACCCGGGCCACTGGATCAGCCTGAGCGTGCAGCCGACGGGCCAGACCTACTCCGCGCCGCCGCCGGTCATCTACAGCCAGCCTGGCGTGGTGACCTCGACCTGGTCCGTAGCGCCGGTCTACCCGCCGCCGCCCATCCATCTGACTCCGCCGGTCACGGTGATCGAATATGGCTACGACAGCGGGCGCCCCGACTACCCGCACCACCGCAACCCCTACTGGCGCTGA